The Gouania willdenowi chromosome 20, fGouWil2.1, whole genome shotgun sequence genome window below encodes:
- the cdv3 gene encoding protein CDV3 homolog isoform X1: MADVPTEKSLDDFFAKRDKKKKKEKGKGKEPAAAAAQTSVVVKKIKKEKEKSAKNENQDAQIEKEDEEWKEFEQKEVDYSGLRLQALQISDEREEEEYEKEEVGEDGEIILVSGDKVSGPWNKSGGAPPPSAAAVAAAAPIEDEEVPEAKPPGVYRPPGARLTTTKRGPTQGPPEIFSDTQFPSLLATAKHVETRKDREMEKTFEVVKHRTRGREETGAAAMQHLQLDNQYAILGDK, translated from the exons ATGGCGGACGTACCAACGGAAAAGAGCCTGGACGACTTCTTTGCCAAACgagacaaaaagaagaagaaagagaaaggaAAGGGAAAGGAACCGGCTGCAGCGGCGGCACAAACATCGGTGGTTGTGAAAAAGATCaagaaggagaaggaaaagTCGGCCAAGAACGAGAACCAAGACGCTCAGATCGAAAAG GAGGACGAGGAATGGAAAGAATTTGAGCAGAAAGAAGTGGATTACAGCGGTCTCAGGCTCCAGGCCCTTCAAATAAG TGatgagagagaggaggaggagtatGAGAAGGAGGAGGTTGGTGAGGATGGAGAGATCATTTTGGTGAGTGGAGACAAAGTGTCTGGGCCTTGGAACAAGTCAGGAGGAGCTCCCCctccttctgctgctgctgtagctgCTGCTGCACCCATTG AGGATGAGGAGGTGCCTGAGGCCAAACCTCCTGGAGTTTATCGTCCTCCTGGAGCTCGTCTTACCACCACCAAGCGGGGCCCCACCCAGGGCCCTCCAGAAATTTTCAGTGACACACAGTTCCCTTCTCTGCTCGCAACAGCCAAACATGTGGAAACGCGCAA AGACAGGGAAATGGAGAAGACCTTTGAGGTTGTTAAACACAGGACTCGTGGTAGAGAGGAGACCGGCGCCGCTGCCATGCAGCACCTGCAGCTCGACAACCAGTACGCCATACTGGGGGACAAATAG
- the cdv3 gene encoding protein CDV3 homolog isoform X2 produces the protein MADVPTEKSLDDFFAKRDKKKKKEKGKGKEPAAAAAQTSVVVKKIKKEKEKSAKNENQDAQIEKDEEWKEFEQKEVDYSGLRLQALQISDEREEEEYEKEEVGEDGEIILVSGDKVSGPWNKSGGAPPPSAAAVAAAAPIEDEEVPEAKPPGVYRPPGARLTTTKRGPTQGPPEIFSDTQFPSLLATAKHVETRKDREMEKTFEVVKHRTRGREETGAAAMQHLQLDNQYAILGDK, from the exons ATGGCGGACGTACCAACGGAAAAGAGCCTGGACGACTTCTTTGCCAAACgagacaaaaagaagaagaaagagaaaggaAAGGGAAAGGAACCGGCTGCAGCGGCGGCACAAACATCGGTGGTTGTGAAAAAGATCaagaaggagaaggaaaagTCGGCCAAGAACGAGAACCAAGACGCTCAGATCGAAAAG GACGAGGAATGGAAAGAATTTGAGCAGAAAGAAGTGGATTACAGCGGTCTCAGGCTCCAGGCCCTTCAAATAAG TGatgagagagaggaggaggagtatGAGAAGGAGGAGGTTGGTGAGGATGGAGAGATCATTTTGGTGAGTGGAGACAAAGTGTCTGGGCCTTGGAACAAGTCAGGAGGAGCTCCCCctccttctgctgctgctgtagctgCTGCTGCACCCATTG AGGATGAGGAGGTGCCTGAGGCCAAACCTCCTGGAGTTTATCGTCCTCCTGGAGCTCGTCTTACCACCACCAAGCGGGGCCCCACCCAGGGCCCTCCAGAAATTTTCAGTGACACACAGTTCCCTTCTCTGCTCGCAACAGCCAAACATGTGGAAACGCGCAA AGACAGGGAAATGGAGAAGACCTTTGAGGTTGTTAAACACAGGACTCGTGGTAGAGAGGAGACCGGCGCCGCTGCCATGCAGCACCTGCAGCTCGACAACCAGTACGCCATACTGGGGGACAAATAG